A part of Curtobacterium sp. MCLR17_036 genomic DNA contains:
- a CDS encoding FtsK/SpoIIIE domain-containing protein — MRVVVTVVDDVTGESSDVLVDASGQTPMRGVVDALARRTGGAPMPADAPDGDVPFARSGLVDGAVLHVGGADRPESERGIVHLLTVGGVDAGRARRLSPGTYRIAVADDGAPVVGADADEIAGLEARIAFDGTVTVRQAEGSGVVTGPAGSVTPTLEQEPVGAEWVPWIPDALVRIGDTALTIRPVAVVDRMLLRPPDSGQLDFNRPPRLLPPFLTTNFRIPKPPVPPQRSAIPWIMVFVPAMFGIVMATVFHSPFYLLFAAMTPIMVVGQTVTSRRTGKKSHRKQVAEHKQRVAALEAAIDAAVLAERDQRRTSALDAGSLRVVASTPGRRLWERRPSDTDHLHVRVGIGDLPSTVTVVDDRDLDGLADVPRTTLGVPVTVPLAEVGVLGIAGAGDAPRDLGRWVLGQLAVTQSPREVQFVVLTAQQHMPAWAWTTWLPHVRPTAGQEALALIGADGESIGRRLAELTQVLAERRAERAKNGMNRSRFSPEIVVVLDGARRLRAMPGVVGLLRDGPACGIRLVCIDDEEWQLPEECVATVTHRTPTELVLRRQLAAPVELVLADRVRDDWYDDVARAVSPLRDTSGSDGDGLVPDAARLLDVVDLPQPDGRLVADRWSEGGTSTSAVVGVGIDGAFELDLVKDGPHGLVAGTTGSGKSEFLQTLVASLALRNRPDRMTFVLVDYKGGAAFSVASDLPHTVGLVTDLDQHLVERALRSLRAELTRREHILAASGAKDIEDHEAHLERGGAGEAMPRLVLVIDEFAAMVTELPDFVTGLIGIAQRGRSLGVHLILATQRPGGVVGPDIRANTNLRVALRMTDSGESSDVIDVADAARIPKSVPGRAYARLGHSSVVPFQSARVGGRWAGEEDPATGLPFVRVLDWRDFATAPPARPVRSDRATAATDLSVLVQAMVDARDRLGIGSVHSPWLPPLPELLPLTEVASASVGDRRRATAATESLRFPFGLEDLPDTQEQRAAEIDLAKFTHQFVVGAPGSGRSSALRGIAASAARSIASSDLHLYAIDCGNGALASLQQLPHCGAVVQRTQVERATRLVDRLTREMARRHDLIAAASAADITEQRLLAAAGEQLPHVLVLIDRWENFTTSLGEVDGGVLTDSIQSMLRDGAAAGIHVVVSGDRTLLSSRMSTLTDDKIVMRLTDRLDYSLGGINHRKLPASIPAGRGFRADSGIEVQFATLGTDVSGQGQTTAVRDLANELRAAAPVPPSPRPFRVDALPKDLDLDGALELSSAPEPAPMVAVTGIGGDDMELQTVDLSTGGGTFLVAGPSRSGRSTMLAAMARSLLVGGTTLVALAPRQGAVRDLAGLPGVRAVFTGDDVTQEQLEPVLTPDGTPVVLVVDDGELLIDCSAARWLRDWGRAAVDNRQGMLLGGNTTGLAAGFGGWQVDAKKNRRGALLSPQDTLAGDLIGVRIARSSISTRIVPGSALVHLGTGLASTLQVPMVSATTRAGSAGAAGTRAESAASSLAG, encoded by the coding sequence ATGCGCGTCGTCGTCACCGTCGTCGACGACGTCACCGGCGAGTCGTCGGACGTCCTGGTCGACGCGTCCGGACAAACCCCCATGCGGGGTGTCGTGGACGCGCTCGCCCGCCGGACGGGCGGTGCGCCGATGCCGGCGGACGCGCCGGACGGCGACGTGCCGTTCGCACGGAGCGGCCTGGTCGACGGTGCGGTGCTGCACGTCGGCGGCGCGGACCGACCCGAGTCCGAGCGCGGCATCGTCCACCTGCTCACCGTCGGCGGTGTGGACGCGGGACGAGCGCGCCGGCTGTCGCCGGGCACGTACCGGATCGCGGTCGCCGACGACGGCGCCCCGGTGGTCGGTGCGGACGCCGACGAGATCGCCGGTCTGGAGGCACGGATCGCCTTCGACGGCACCGTGACGGTCCGGCAGGCGGAAGGCTCCGGAGTCGTAACCGGTCCGGCAGGTTCGGTCACGCCGACCCTGGAGCAGGAGCCGGTCGGGGCGGAGTGGGTGCCCTGGATCCCCGACGCCCTGGTCCGGATCGGGGACACGGCCCTGACGATCCGCCCGGTCGCCGTCGTCGACCGCATGCTGCTCCGCCCGCCGGACTCGGGACAGCTCGACTTCAACCGGCCGCCACGACTGCTCCCGCCGTTCCTGACGACGAACTTCCGGATCCCGAAGCCGCCGGTCCCCCCGCAGCGCTCGGCCATCCCGTGGATCATGGTCTTCGTGCCGGCGATGTTCGGCATCGTGATGGCGACGGTCTTCCACTCGCCGTTCTACCTGCTGTTCGCGGCGATGACGCCGATCATGGTGGTCGGCCAGACCGTCACCAGCCGGCGCACCGGCAAGAAGAGCCACCGCAAGCAGGTCGCCGAGCACAAGCAGCGCGTCGCCGCGCTCGAGGCCGCGATCGACGCCGCCGTGCTCGCGGAACGCGACCAACGGAGGACCTCGGCGCTCGACGCCGGATCGCTCCGGGTCGTGGCGAGCACGCCCGGCCGACGCCTGTGGGAGCGGCGACCGTCCGACACCGACCACCTGCACGTCCGAGTGGGCATCGGCGACCTGCCGTCCACGGTGACCGTCGTGGACGACCGCGACCTCGACGGTCTGGCCGACGTGCCGCGCACGACCCTCGGCGTCCCGGTCACGGTGCCGCTCGCCGAGGTCGGCGTGCTCGGGATCGCCGGCGCCGGGGACGCCCCGCGTGACCTCGGCCGGTGGGTGCTCGGGCAGCTCGCCGTGACGCAGAGCCCGCGCGAGGTGCAGTTCGTCGTGCTCACCGCGCAGCAACACATGCCGGCGTGGGCATGGACGACCTGGCTGCCCCACGTGCGGCCGACGGCGGGCCAGGAAGCCCTCGCGCTCATCGGCGCTGACGGTGAGTCGATCGGCCGGCGGCTGGCCGAGCTCACCCAGGTGCTGGCCGAACGCCGGGCGGAACGCGCGAAGAACGGGATGAACCGCTCCCGGTTCTCCCCCGAGATCGTCGTCGTGCTCGACGGCGCCCGCCGACTGCGCGCCATGCCCGGCGTCGTCGGCCTGCTGCGCGACGGCCCCGCGTGCGGCATCCGCCTGGTCTGCATCGACGACGAGGAGTGGCAGCTCCCCGAGGAGTGCGTCGCCACCGTGACGCACCGCACGCCGACCGAGCTCGTCCTGCGCCGCCAGCTCGCCGCCCCCGTCGAGCTCGTCCTGGCCGACCGGGTCCGCGACGACTGGTACGACGACGTCGCGCGGGCGGTGTCCCCGCTGCGCGACACGAGCGGCTCCGACGGCGACGGGCTCGTCCCCGACGCTGCACGGCTGCTCGACGTCGTCGACCTGCCGCAGCCCGACGGGCGCCTGGTCGCCGACCGCTGGTCGGAGGGCGGTACGAGCACCTCGGCCGTCGTCGGCGTCGGCATCGACGGGGCCTTCGAGCTCGACCTGGTGAAGGACGGCCCGCACGGCCTGGTCGCCGGCACGACCGGGTCCGGCAAGTCCGAGTTCCTGCAGACGCTCGTCGCCTCGCTCGCCCTGCGGAACCGCCCGGACCGGATGACCTTCGTGCTCGTGGACTACAAGGGCGGTGCGGCGTTCAGCGTCGCCTCCGACCTGCCGCACACCGTCGGCCTCGTCACCGACCTCGACCAGCACCTGGTGGAACGTGCGCTCCGGTCCCTGCGTGCCGAGCTCACCCGCCGCGAGCACATCCTGGCGGCGTCCGGCGCGAAGGACATCGAGGACCACGAGGCGCACCTGGAACGCGGCGGCGCCGGCGAGGCGATGCCCCGGCTCGTGCTCGTGATCGACGAGTTCGCGGCGATGGTCACCGAGCTGCCCGACTTCGTCACGGGCCTCATCGGCATCGCCCAGCGCGGGCGCTCGCTCGGTGTGCACCTCATCCTGGCGACCCAGCGGCCCGGCGGGGTCGTCGGCCCGGACATCCGCGCGAACACGAACCTGCGCGTAGCCCTGCGCATGACGGACTCCGGGGAGAGCAGCGACGTCATCGACGTCGCCGACGCTGCACGGATCCCGAAGAGCGTGCCGGGGCGTGCGTACGCGCGCCTCGGGCACTCGTCGGTGGTGCCGTTCCAGTCGGCTCGCGTCGGCGGTCGGTGGGCCGGCGAGGAGGACCCGGCCACGGGCCTCCCGTTCGTCCGCGTGCTCGACTGGCGGGACTTCGCGACCGCACCGCCCGCCCGACCGGTCCGGAGCGACCGCGCGACGGCCGCCACGGACCTGTCCGTCCTGGTGCAGGCGATGGTCGACGCCCGGGACCGGCTCGGGATCGGCAGCGTGCACAGCCCCTGGCTGCCGCCGCTGCCCGAGCTCCTGCCGCTCACCGAGGTCGCGTCGGCGTCGGTCGGCGACCGCCGTCGGGCGACCGCCGCGACCGAGAGCCTGCGGTTCCCGTTCGGGCTCGAGGACCTGCCGGACACCCAGGAGCAGCGCGCCGCCGAGATCGACCTGGCGAAGTTCACCCACCAGTTCGTCGTCGGTGCGCCCGGGTCCGGCCGGTCGTCGGCACTGCGCGGGATCGCGGCGTCGGCGGCGCGCTCGATCGCGTCGTCGGACCTGCACCTCTACGCCATCGACTGCGGCAACGGTGCGCTCGCCTCGCTGCAGCAGCTGCCGCACTGCGGAGCCGTCGTGCAGCGCACGCAGGTCGAGCGCGCGACCCGGCTCGTCGACCGGCTGACGCGCGAGATGGCCCGTCGCCACGACCTCATCGCGGCGGCGTCCGCGGCCGACATCACCGAGCAGCGACTGCTCGCCGCGGCCGGGGAGCAGCTGCCGCACGTGCTCGTGCTCATCGACCGGTGGGAGAACTTCACCACCTCGCTCGGCGAGGTCGACGGCGGGGTCCTCACCGACTCGATCCAGTCGATGCTGCGCGACGGCGCCGCCGCCGGCATCCACGTCGTCGTCTCCGGCGACCGGACGCTGCTGTCGTCGCGCATGTCGACGCTCACCGACGACAAGATCGTGATGCGGCTGACCGACCGGCTCGACTACTCGCTCGGCGGGATCAACCACCGGAAGCTGCCCGCGTCGATCCCGGCCGGACGCGGCTTCCGCGCCGACTCCGGCATCGAGGTGCAGTTCGCCACCCTCGGCACGGACGTCTCCGGGCAGGGCCAGACCACCGCCGTGCGGGACCTGGCGAACGAGCTGCGCGCGGCCGCACCCGTGCCGCCGTCGCCGCGGCCGTTCCGGGTGGACGCCCTGCCGAAGGACCTGGACCTCGACGGCGCACTCGAGCTGTCGTCGGCGCCGGAGCCCGCACCGATGGTCGCCGTCACCGGCATCGGCGGCGACGACATGGAGCTGCAGACCGTCGACCTGTCCACCGGAGGCGGCACCTTCCTGGTCGCAGGTCCCTCGCGGTCGGGCCGGTCGACCATGCTCGCCGCCATGGCGCGCTCGTTGCTCGTCGGTGGGACGACCCTCGTGGCGCTCGCTCCGCGCCAGGGAGCGGTCCGGGACCTCGCCGGACTGCCGGGCGTGCGCGCGGTGTTCACCGGCGACGACGTCACGCAGGAACAGCTCGAACCCGTGCTCACGCCGGACGGCACGCCCGTCGTGCTCGTCGTCGACGACGGGGAGCTCCTCATCGACTGCTCCGCCGCACGGTGGCTGCGCGACTGGGGGCGGGCCGCCGTCGACAACCGGCAGGGCATGCTGCTCGGCGGCAACACGACGGGGCTCGCGGCGGGCTTCGGCGGGTGGCAGGTCGACGCGAAGAAGAACCGGCGTGGGGCCCTGCTCTCGCCGCAGGACACGCTGGCCGGCGACCTGATCGGCGTGCGGATCGCCCGGTCATCGATCTCGACGCGGATCGTGCCCGGCTCCGCTCTCGTCCACCTCGGGACGGGCCTGGCGTCGACGCTGCAGGTGCCGATGGTGTCGGCGACGACGCGGGCTGGCTCCGCGGGGGCCGCGGGGACGCGGGCGGAGTCGGCGGCCTCGTCGCTGGCTGGGTGA
- a CDS encoding WXG100 family type VII secretion target has protein sequence MPNLNVTYGEMQDAATRLVNGEQDITSKLRELKSLVDSLISGGYVTDQSSVAFGNSYQEFNDGATKTIEGLEGMSMYLNKASEALQQTDQELANAIK, from the coding sequence ATGCCCAACTTGAACGTGACCTACGGCGAGATGCAGGACGCCGCGACCCGCCTCGTCAACGGCGAGCAGGACATCACCTCGAAGCTGCGTGAGCTGAAGTCGCTGGTCGACTCGCTCATCTCCGGCGGCTACGTGACCGACCAGTCGTCGGTCGCCTTCGGCAACTCGTACCAGGAGTTCAACGACGGCGCGACGAAGACCATCGAGGGTCTCGAGGGCATGTCGATGTACCTCAACAAGGCGTCCGAGGCGCTGCAGCAGACCGACCAGGAGCTCGCGAACGCGATCAAGTAG
- a CDS encoding WXG100 family type VII secretion target has protein sequence MPNLNVTYGEMQDAATRLVNGEQDITSKLRELKSLVDSLISGGYVTDQSSVAFGNSYQEFNDGATKTIEGLEGMSMYLNKASEALQQTDQELANAIK, from the coding sequence ATGCCCAACTTGAACGTGACCTACGGCGAGATGCAGGACGCCGCGACCCGCCTCGTCAACGGCGAGCAGGACATCACCTCGAAGCTGCGTGAGCTGAAGTCGCTGGTCGACTCGCTCATCTCCGGCGGCTACGTGACCGACCAGTCGTCAGTCGCCTTCGGCAACTCGTACCAGGAGTTCAACGACGGCGCGACGAAGACCATCGAGGGTCTCGAGGGCATGTCGATGTACCTCAACAAGGCGTCCGAGGCGCTGCAGCAGACCGACCAGGAGCTCGCGAACGCGATCAAGTAG